A single genomic interval of Candidatus Bipolaricaulis anaerobius harbors:
- a CDS encoding COG2426 family protein — protein sequence MDLGAVGQVLLLSAAPLAELRGGLPLALSLGFSPATAYVVAVVGNLLPVPLLLFGLSALIPSAGRIPGPLGRAARRYLTWQETRHRTRFAKFGEGALVLLVAIPLPMTGAWTGSLLAVLFGIPWRRALLMISLGVLLAGVIVLLASLGVIAVL from the coding sequence ATGGACCTCGGTGCGGTGGGGCAGGTGCTTCTCCTCTCCGCAGCCCCGCTCGCGGAGCTGCGGGGCGGGTTGCCGCTCGCCCTGTCGCTTGGGTTCTCCCCGGCGACCGCCTACGTCGTCGCGGTGGTGGGGAACCTCCTCCCCGTACCGCTCCTCCTTTTCGGCCTCTCCGCGCTCATCCCCTCCGCGGGGAGGATCCCCGGGCCCCTCGGCCGGGCCGCCCGGCGCTACCTCACCTGGCAGGAGACCCGCCACCGCACACGGTTTGCGAAGTTCGGGGAAGGGGCGCTGGTCCTCCTCGTCGCGATCCCCCTCCCGATGACGGGGGCGTGGACGGGGTCCCTCCTCGCCGTCCTGTTCGGGATCCCCTGGCGCCGCGCGCTCCTCATGATCTCGCTCGGGGTCCTCCTCGCCGGGGTCATCGTCCTCCTCGCCTCGCTCGGCGTGATCGCCGTCTTGTGA
- the cysS gene encoding cysteine--tRNA ligase, producing the protein MRLYNTLTRKLEELVVHDTTVRMYVCGPTVYDLIHIGNARPMIVFDALRRYLESRGYTVIYVQNVTDIEDKIIRRAQEEGRTPAAVAAHYTAEYFRDLAALGVREPTHAPRATDYVPKMVAFIQGLVASGHAYVVDGDVYFSVRSFPGYGKLSGRVRDEQEAGARVEVDERKRDPLDFALWKKGKPGEPTWPSPWGEGRPGWHTECVVMSRDLLGETIDIHAGGSDLIFPHHENELAQAEAATGKEFVRIWLHNGLLTVRGERMGKSIGNFEYARDVVGRYGSEAVRYFYLSRDWRKPLDFSHDGLAEAKRTVDRVYDFLWAAEALPDGGAPGPTAELDALRRRFHDALEEDFTTPAALAVLQEIVGLGHRRQQGGDVAGAKAAAAVVRELGASLGLFQAGRPATEGLAEDLIRLLIELRAELRTAKQFALADRVRDQLGELGIELRDGPEGTTWAIRPPSQEEAGP; encoded by the coding sequence ATGCGCCTCTACAACACGCTGACCCGGAAGCTCGAGGAGCTGGTCGTCCACGACACCACGGTGCGGATGTACGTCTGCGGTCCCACCGTCTACGACCTCATCCACATCGGGAACGCCCGGCCGATGATCGTGTTCGACGCCCTGCGGCGGTACCTGGAGAGCCGTGGTTACACCGTGATCTACGTCCAGAACGTGACCGACATCGAGGACAAGATCATCCGCCGCGCCCAGGAGGAGGGGCGCACCCCGGCCGCGGTGGCTGCCCACTACACCGCAGAGTACTTCCGCGATCTGGCGGCGCTGGGGGTAAGGGAGCCGACCCACGCTCCCCGGGCCACCGACTACGTCCCCAAGATGGTGGCGTTCATCCAGGGCCTCGTTGCCTCCGGGCACGCCTACGTCGTGGACGGCGATGTCTACTTCTCCGTCCGGAGCTTCCCGGGGTACGGCAAGCTGTCGGGGAGGGTGAGGGACGAGCAGGAGGCAGGGGCGCGGGTCGAGGTGGACGAGAGGAAGCGGGATCCGCTCGACTTCGCCCTCTGGAAGAAGGGCAAGCCCGGCGAGCCCACCTGGCCGTCCCCGTGGGGGGAGGGCCGCCCCGGGTGGCACACGGAGTGCGTCGTCATGTCCCGCGATCTCCTCGGGGAGACGATCGACATCCACGCCGGCGGGAGCGACCTCATCTTCCCCCATCACGAGAACGAGCTCGCCCAGGCCGAGGCGGCCACCGGAAAGGAGTTCGTGCGGATCTGGCTCCATAACGGGCTCCTCACCGTACGCGGCGAGCGGATGGGGAAGTCCATCGGGAACTTCGAGTACGCCCGCGACGTGGTCGGGCGGTACGGCAGCGAGGCCGTGCGCTACTTCTACCTCTCCCGCGACTGGCGGAAACCGCTCGACTTCTCCCACGACGGCCTGGCGGAGGCGAAGCGCACCGTGGACCGGGTGTACGACTTCCTGTGGGCGGCGGAGGCCCTCCCCGACGGGGGCGCCCCCGGGCCCACCGCGGAGCTCGACGCGCTCAGGCGGCGGTTCCACGACGCCTTGGAGGAGGACTTCACCACCCCCGCTGCCCTCGCGGTGCTGCAGGAGATCGTGGGGCTGGGGCACCGTCGGCAGCAGGGGGGCGACGTGGCGGGAGCGAAGGCCGCCGCTGCGGTTGTGCGGGAGCTCGGGGCGAGCCTCGGCCTGTTCCAGGCCGGCCGCCCAGCGACGGAAGGCCTCGCCGAAGACCTGATCCGGCTCCTCATCGAACTCCGCGCCGAACTCCGTACCGCGAAGCAGTTCGCCCTTGCCGATCGGGTGCGGGATCAGTTGGGCGAGCTCGGGATCGAGCTCCGCGATGGCCCCGAGGGGACGACGTGGGCGATCCGCCCCCCGTCCCAGGAGGAGGCCGGCCCCTGA
- a CDS encoding HsdM family class I SAM-dependent methyltransferase, which produces MVFLVNMLSKMKHDTLLGSRIAEVHNGSSLFTEDAGQGESNIRRWIIENDWLEAIVALPLNMFYNTGIATYVWVVTNRKPEHRKGRVQLIDATQWCKPLRKNLGKKNCELSEEDIRRVLDTFHKFEETEQSKIFPNAAFGYWKVTVERPLRLKGIDTERTYTPKEIKALRETVERADDAPLVIKKIHKPGTAPDPLRGLFEVHIHGKPRAVEYEPDTELRDTPCLCRPGIEDLGGEPADDLLPEVEATA; this is translated from the coding sequence ATGGTGTTCCTGGTGAACATGCTCTCCAAGATGAAGCACGACACCTTGCTCGGCAGTCGCATCGCCGAGGTGCACAACGGCTCGTCGCTGTTCACGGAGGACGCCGGCCAGGGCGAGAGCAACATCCGCCGCTGGATCATCGAAAACGACTGGCTCGAGGCCATCGTCGCTTTGCCGCTCAACATGTTCTACAACACCGGCATTGCCACCTACGTCTGGGTGGTCACGAACAGGAAGCCCGAGCACCGTAAAGGCCGCGTGCAGCTCATCGATGCCACGCAGTGGTGCAAGCCCCTGCGCAAGAACCTGGGCAAGAAGAACTGCGAGCTATCCGAAGAGGACATCCGTCGCGTCCTCGACACCTTCCACAAATTTGAGGAGACCGAGCAGTCCAAGATCTTTCCCAACGCGGCCTTCGGCTACTGGAAGGTGACGGTGGAGCGCCCCTTGCGCCTGAAAGGTATCGACACCGAGCGCACCTACACCCCCAAGGAGATTAAAGCGCTTCGGGAAACGGTTGAGCGTGCCGACGACGCACCGCTGGTTATCAAGAAGATTCACAAGCCTGGCACGGCGCCTGATCCTTTACGCGGGCTGTTTGAGGTCCACATCCACGGCAAGCCGCGGGCGGTGGAGTACGAGCCGGACACGGAGCTTCGCGACACGCCCTGTCTCTGTCGGCCCGGCATCGAGGACCTGGGCGGAGAGCCGGCGGACGATCTCCTTCCAGAAGTGGAGGCTACCGCATGA
- a CDS encoding type I restriction-modification system subunit M: MPRARKSAQRADSTGATVGYEAQLWKMADALRSNMDAAEYKHVVLGLIFLKYISDAFEEQHTQLEADRAQGADPEDPDEYRAVNIFWVPKEARWSHLKANAKQPTIGKMVDDAMLAIERDNPSLKGVLPKDYAHPRLDKQRLGQLIDLVSDIGLGDKANRSKDILGRVYEYFLSQFASAEGKKGGQFYTPRCVVRLLVEMLSPYKGRVYDPCCGSGGMFVQSEKFVEAHGGRIGDISIYGQESNHTTWRLAKMNLAIRGIDGNLGQEHADSFHRDLHPDLKADFVLANPPFNDSDWGGERLKDDKRWKYGIPPAGNANFAWVQHFIYHLTPTGLAGFVLANGSMSSNQSGEGEIRKNIIEADLLLKGEGNAADNIVGGPEHWTLSNDAFPDREFDFMLSNPPYGKGWKSDLERMGGKSGIKDPRFVVQHRARSFRSSPTPATARWCSW; this comes from the coding sequence ATGCCCAGGGCGAGGAAGAGCGCGCAGCGAGCAGATTCCACCGGTGCCACAGTGGGCTACGAAGCCCAGCTGTGGAAGATGGCCGACGCGCTGCGTTCCAACATGGACGCCGCCGAGTACAAACACGTCGTGCTCGGCCTGATCTTCCTCAAGTACATCTCCGACGCCTTCGAGGAGCAGCACACGCAGCTCGAGGCGGATCGCGCCCAGGGAGCCGACCCGGAAGACCCCGACGAGTACCGGGCCGTCAACATATTCTGGGTTCCAAAAGAAGCCCGCTGGTCTCATCTCAAGGCCAACGCCAAGCAGCCGACCATCGGCAAGATGGTCGACGATGCCATGCTCGCCATCGAGCGCGACAACCCCTCGCTCAAGGGCGTGCTCCCCAAGGACTACGCCCACCCCCGCCTCGATAAGCAGCGCCTCGGCCAGCTCATCGACCTGGTCAGCGACATCGGCCTGGGCGACAAGGCCAACCGCTCCAAAGACATCCTCGGCCGTGTCTACGAGTACTTCCTTTCACAGTTCGCCAGCGCCGAGGGGAAAAAAGGCGGTCAGTTCTACACGCCCCGCTGCGTGGTCAGGCTCCTCGTTGAAATGCTCAGTCCCTATAAAGGCCGTGTGTATGACCCCTGCTGCGGTTCCGGCGGGATGTTCGTCCAGTCGGAGAAGTTCGTGGAGGCCCACGGCGGCAGGATCGGCGACATCAGCATCTACGGCCAGGAATCGAACCACACCACCTGGCGGCTGGCCAAGATGAACCTGGCCATTCGCGGCATCGACGGCAACCTTGGCCAGGAACACGCCGACAGCTTTCACCGCGATCTGCACCCCGATCTCAAGGCCGATTTCGTCCTTGCCAATCCGCCCTTCAACGATTCCGACTGGGGTGGCGAACGCCTCAAGGACGACAAGCGCTGGAAATACGGCATCCCGCCCGCGGGGAACGCCAACTTCGCCTGGGTCCAGCACTTCATCTACCACCTGACCCCGACGGGGCTCGCGGGCTTCGTCCTGGCCAACGGTTCGATGTCCTCCAACCAATCGGGCGAGGGCGAGATCCGCAAAAACATCATCGAAGCCGACCTGCTTTTGAAGGGCGAGGGCAACGCTGCCGACAATATCGTCGGCGGGCCGGAGCATTGGACGCTCTCCAACGACGCCTTCCCCGACCGGGAGTTCGACTTCATGCTCTCCAACCCGCCCTACGGGAAGGGTTGGAAGAGCGACCTGGAACGCATGGGCGGCAAAAGTGGCATCAAGGATCCGCGCTTTGTCGTGCAGCACCGGGCGAGGAGCTTTCGCTCATCACCCACACCAGCGACAGCCAGATGGTGTTCCTGGTGA
- the hsdR gene encoding EcoAI/FtnUII family type I restriction enzme subunit R: MRNEADTRATLIDPKLKAAGWADTQITREHYYQRDQRYTQGRVILVGDRVRRGEARKVDYLLRLSDSFPIAVVEAKSEAEAAEAGLEQAKRYVRELGLAFAYAANGHQIIEFDFFTKSTQVLDRFPSPRELWERWQQNQGSPDASRVAERPEEYGVGKRSNPLLHPYCPESLCGKTPFYFQEVAIREVIKRLVRGQKHVLLTMATGTGKTFVAFQIVWKLVKSGWLQRRHPDRPGRVLFLADRVVLRNQAYNTFAPFADGTSEPRFKIEGHPANLTRDLYFGIYQTLWGPDEVGKRLFEKFPRDFFDLVIIDECHRSGFGTWREILDHFGTAMQLGMTATPKQDENVDTYAYFCAEEPGVAIDADDPGRGTWRPPAYQYSLGQGIEDGFLATYKVHRVRTTVDATGLHLQEAVEQGAEVFIPEEVEPREVYTTPQFEREITLPDRTREMVRHLAGLLRRFGAREKTMVFCVDMEHARLVTRLLQDEFGPETGLDNYAVPIISEEGEEGRRWLEAFADSDKHAPVVATTAELLSTGVDVPSCRNIVFMKTLSSPILFKQIIGRGSRLDSATDKYWFRIIDYTGATRLFDEWDRPPLPPPEPPNGPQTAVLEGVVFHADTNDLIVGARVSVRTGPNSQRGPIQTDENGRFSFDRLPAGNLQLMVSAKGFVSRTIVVETLTDQTIQEAVGLKPARKKGGRIRVEGLEVSIADEAIFLIESTGEQLTLEQYRDYTKHRILRSADSRTALRDIWVDSTRRRAFLEELRRSSIHPEVLAEVLGQPEADAFDLLCHIAFGSPIRTRSERAAGFRNREQAFIAAHKEDARKVILELLDKYRIGGIEQLEPEIFGVSPFREWGGAARISGWFGGAELLGQSLKEMQKRIYAEEVTA, from the coding sequence ATGAGAAACGAGGCGGACACGCGGGCGACGCTCATCGACCCGAAACTGAAAGCCGCAGGCTGGGCTGACACGCAAATCACAAGGGAGCACTACTACCAGCGGGACCAGCGGTACACGCAGGGGCGCGTCATCCTGGTGGGCGATCGGGTTCGCAGGGGCGAGGCCCGCAAGGTGGACTATCTTTTGCGTCTTTCTGATTCTTTTCCCATCGCCGTTGTCGAAGCGAAGTCCGAGGCGGAAGCGGCCGAGGCTGGGCTTGAACAAGCCAAACGCTATGTCAGGGAGCTCGGGCTCGCGTTCGCCTACGCTGCGAATGGTCACCAGATCATCGAATTCGACTTCTTTACAAAGTCAACCCAGGTTCTTGACCGATTCCCGAGTCCCCGTGAGCTGTGGGAGAGATGGCAACAGAATCAGGGAAGCCCAGATGCGTCGCGCGTCGCCGAGCGCCCAGAGGAATACGGCGTAGGCAAGCGGAGCAATCCGCTCCTTCATCCATACTGCCCGGAAAGCCTATGCGGGAAAACGCCGTTTTACTTCCAGGAAGTGGCCATCCGCGAAGTCATCAAGCGCCTTGTGCGCGGCCAGAAGCACGTCCTCCTGACGATGGCCACCGGAACCGGCAAGACCTTCGTCGCCTTCCAGATCGTTTGGAAGCTCGTTAAATCGGGTTGGCTCCAGCGCCGGCATCCCGACCGCCCCGGGCGCGTTCTCTTCCTGGCAGATCGCGTCGTGCTGCGCAACCAGGCATACAATACCTTCGCACCGTTCGCCGACGGAACGAGCGAGCCTCGCTTCAAGATCGAAGGGCATCCGGCCAACTTGACGCGGGACCTCTACTTCGGGATCTATCAGACGCTGTGGGGCCCGGATGAGGTGGGTAAACGCCTCTTCGAGAAATTTCCGCGAGACTTCTTTGACCTCGTGATTATCGACGAGTGCCACCGTTCGGGTTTTGGGACCTGGCGGGAGATCCTCGATCACTTCGGCACTGCCATGCAACTCGGCATGACTGCCACGCCCAAACAGGACGAAAATGTGGACACCTACGCTTACTTCTGCGCCGAAGAACCCGGGGTTGCCATTGACGCAGACGACCCGGGCCGGGGCACCTGGAGGCCACCAGCGTATCAATACAGCTTGGGGCAAGGTATCGAGGACGGCTTCCTGGCCACTTACAAGGTGCATCGCGTGCGAACGACTGTTGACGCGACTGGGTTGCATCTGCAGGAGGCTGTAGAACAGGGAGCGGAGGTCTTTATCCCCGAAGAGGTGGAGCCGCGCGAGGTCTACACCACGCCCCAATTCGAAAGAGAGATCACCCTTCCGGACCGGACCCGGGAGATGGTGCGCCATCTGGCAGGGCTCCTGCGCCGCTTCGGTGCGAGGGAAAAAACCATGGTCTTCTGCGTGGACATGGAACATGCGCGGCTGGTCACCCGCCTGCTCCAGGACGAATTCGGACCCGAGACCGGGCTCGACAACTACGCCGTCCCCATCATCTCTGAGGAAGGCGAAGAAGGTCGCCGTTGGCTGGAGGCCTTCGCCGACTCGGACAAACATGCCCCGGTTGTGGCGACGACGGCGGAACTTCTCTCGACGGGTGTCGATGTCCCTTCGTGCCGCAATATCGTGTTCATGAAGACGCTGTCTTCGCCCATTCTGTTCAAGCAAATCATCGGACGCGGCAGTCGCCTGGATTCCGCCACTGACAAGTACTGGTTCCGTATTATCGACTACACGGGCGCGACCCGCCTCTTTGATGAATGGGATCGTCCTCCACTGCCGCCGCCGGAGCCGCCTAATGGCCCACAGACTGCCGTCTTAGAGGGGGTCGTATTTCATGCCGACACAAACGACCTGATTGTCGGCGCACGAGTTAGCGTCCGAACCGGGCCCAACAGCCAGCGAGGCCCGATCCAGACCGATGAAAATGGCCGTTTCAGTTTTGACCGCCTTCCCGCTGGCAACCTCCAGCTCATGGTGAGCGCCAAGGGCTTTGTGAGCCGCACCATCGTCGTGGAAACATTGACAGACCAGACGATTCAGGAAGCTGTTGGCCTCAAGCCGGCGAGGAAAAAGGGCGGAAGGATTCGGGTGGAAGGTCTCGAGGTGAGCATTGCCGATGAAGCGATATTCCTGATCGAGTCCACAGGCGAGCAGCTCACGCTCGAGCAATACCGCGACTACACCAAACACCGCATTCTGCGGTCTGCCGACAGCCGCACAGCCCTGCGAGACATCTGGGTGGATAGCACGCGCCGCCGCGCTTTCCTGGAAGAGCTGCGCCGTTCCAGCATCCATCCTGAGGTGCTCGCCGAAGTCCTTGGCCAGCCCGAAGCAGACGCCTTCGACCTTCTCTGCCATATCGCCTTCGGCAGCCCTATCCGCACCCGCAGCGAGCGGGCCGCCGGGTTCCGAAACCGTGAGCAAGCCTTCATTGCCGCTCACAAGGAAGATGCTCGCAAGGTCATCCTGGAGCTCCTCGACAAATACCGCATTGGCGGCATCGAGCAGCTTGAGCCGGAGATTTTCGGGGTCTCACCCTTCCGAGAGTGGGGCGGTGCCGCCAGGATCAGCGGGTGGTTCGGCGGTGCAGAGTTACTCGGTCAGTCTCTGAAGGAAATGCAAAAACGAATCTACGCTGAGGAGGTAACAGCATGA
- a CDS encoding type I restriction-modification system subunit M, protein MNGPQTRESLANEIWRACDILRRDNNCGGVMEYIEHLAWLLFLRFLDAQEEEWETQAKLAGRPYTRILDGDLRWSAWATKDWPADRLLEFVQGRLIPYLQSLGGDPLRETIRSVFAERNVIVCASGYNLKDVLTIINGIDFHSQDDIFTVSQVYEELLRHLGSENRLAGEFYTPRPVVRFMVELVAPKIGETVYDPACGTCGFLAQAYLFMIKSERTLEDHKTLQEKTFFGQEKKPLPALLGLMNMVLHGVTAPRVMRRNTLEENIRNVTERYDVVLTNPPFGGTEGRHIQANFPVQATATELLFVQHIMKRLKPRDGARCGMVVPEGTLFRGGSFADVKRDLLEQFNLHTVVSLPPGTFAPYSDVKTALLFFERPGPTTEIWYYELPLPGGLKKFSKGSPIQDEHFEEARRLWKAWDAYRKGQGPFEASLSERSWIVPADEVKGRGYDLTARNPNRKEAEALPSPVEIVAGLLEREREILSIVEELSELLGNNNGEVAPHD, encoded by the coding sequence ATGAACGGGCCTCAAACTCGGGAATCCCTTGCCAACGAAATCTGGCGGGCCTGCGACATCTTGCGCCGCGACAACAACTGCGGTGGCGTCATGGAATACATCGAGCATCTGGCCTGGCTGCTCTTCCTGCGGTTCTTGGACGCCCAGGAAGAGGAGTGGGAGACTCAAGCAAAGCTTGCCGGCCGCCCCTACACCCGCATTCTGGATGGCGACCTGCGCTGGAGCGCATGGGCTACGAAGGACTGGCCCGCTGATCGCTTGCTGGAGTTCGTCCAAGGCCGGTTGATTCCCTACCTTCAGAGTCTGGGAGGCGATCCCCTGCGCGAGACGATCCGCAGCGTGTTCGCCGAGCGCAACGTTATTGTTTGCGCCTCGGGTTACAACCTCAAGGATGTCTTGACCATCATCAATGGCATCGACTTCCATAGTCAGGACGACATTTTCACCGTCTCCCAGGTGTACGAAGAGCTCCTACGCCATCTGGGCAGCGAGAACCGGCTGGCCGGCGAGTTCTACACGCCGAGACCGGTGGTGCGCTTTATGGTGGAGCTCGTCGCCCCCAAGATCGGCGAGACCGTTTATGATCCTGCCTGTGGCACCTGTGGTTTCCTGGCTCAGGCCTACCTCTTCATGATAAAATCCGAGCGTACCCTGGAAGACCACAAGACCCTGCAGGAAAAAACCTTCTTTGGCCAGGAGAAGAAGCCTTTGCCGGCCCTCCTGGGCCTCATGAACATGGTGCTTCACGGCGTGACCGCCCCCCGCGTGATGCGGCGCAATACCCTCGAGGAGAATATCCGCAACGTCACCGAGCGCTACGATGTGGTGCTCACCAATCCCCCATTCGGGGGCACAGAAGGCCGGCACATCCAGGCCAACTTTCCAGTGCAGGCCACAGCTACCGAGCTCCTATTCGTCCAGCACATCATGAAGAGGCTCAAGCCCCGGGACGGCGCCCGCTGCGGGATGGTCGTGCCCGAAGGGACGCTATTTCGCGGCGGGTCCTTTGCCGACGTCAAGCGTGACCTCCTGGAGCAGTTCAATCTGCATACCGTGGTGAGCCTCCCGCCCGGCACCTTTGCGCCCTATTCTGATGTCAAGACAGCGCTCCTCTTCTTCGAGCGACCCGGACCGACTACGGAGATATGGTATTACGAACTGCCTCTGCCGGGGGGCTTGAAAAAGTTTAGCAAGGGAAGCCCCATCCAGGACGAGCACTTTGAAGAGGCCCGCCGACTTTGGAAAGCATGGGATGCTTATCGCAAAGGCCAGGGCCCGTTTGAGGCCAGCCTTTCCGAGCGTTCCTGGATCGTTCCTGCCGATGAGGTCAAAGGGCGCGGCTACGACCTCACCGCCCGCAACCCGAACCGCAAGGAGGCCGAGGCGCTTCCCTCGCCGGTGGAGATCGTGGCGGGCCTCCTTGAGCGCGAGCGGGAGATCCTGAGTATCGTGGAGGAGCTAAGCGAACTCCTCGGCAACAACAACGGGGAGGTGGCTCCCCATGACTGA